The Atribacterota bacterium genome contains the following window.
TAATTCCCTAATTTTAAAGTATGGTTATAATGATACCGAAAAATATCGAGGATCCATAAGTGCTGAAATAGGAAATTCTTTTTCACTGAATTATCAATATGCTATTCCCTTGCTAAATGATGATTCTTTATTCTATAAAGTACTCTTTGATGGCAGAAAATACTTTCCACTGCCTCTGCAGCATCAGGTTATGGCATTACGACTGGTAGCTGGCTTTGTTTCAAACGAGCTAAACAAAGATATAAAATTTAATCTTGGGGGAAACTTTTCTGCTCAGGACCTTGGTTCAATAAATACTGATTACTTCTCTTTAAGAGGATTCCCAGACTCATCTTTTTCCGGAAATCATCTATTCCTTAGCTCTCTAGAATATCGTTTTCCCATAAAAATGATGGAGAGAAAGATTGGATTCAAGCAAGCCTCCACTTTTTTAGAGCAAGTTTCTGGAAAAATATTTTTAGATGCAGGACATGCCTGGGATAGAACAATATTCCCTGCTCTAGAAGATATAAATATTTCTATTGGTGCTGAGATAGATTTAATATTCAAACAAAGGTATACTGATGAAATAATATTATCTCTGGGAGTAGGAAAACCAATCACTCAAAAATTACCTTACCGTCTTTATGGTCGGATAGGATTCTCGTTTTAAACCTATACTGGTATTTTATTTTTTTTATCTTTTCTATAGCATAGGTATCCAATCATTAATTAATTTTTAACTAAAAAACAAAAAATGTACCCCAGATTATTTTTTTACCTGATATAATTAAATTAAACGGATCCTACTCTCATCTGCTAACACAAATCTATAAACTATAGGAATATCTTTTGAACGATAAATGCGAACGTCCTTTCCAATCAGACAATTTTGCATACGATGTGTTACATTTTTTATCTGGGTATTAGCCATAATAACACTGTATTCAATTTCACTATCCTCTACTTCAACTCCTCTGGATAATGAGGTAAAAGGTCCAATATAAGAATTAATTATTCTAGCATTTTGGCCAATAATTACTGGTCCCAGTACTGTTGAATTAATAATTTCAACATCTCTGGCTAAATTAACTCTACCAAATACTTTTGATTTATTATCAATTTTAGCTTTCTCTAAATCTCGAGGAATGCCTTCCAAAATTAGTCTATTTGCTTCAATGATATCCTCTGGTTTTCCAGTATCTTTCCACCAACCCTCAATAATTTCTGCTTCTACATTATATTGATTATCTACCAGCCATTGAATAGCATCTGTTATTTCTAATTCACCTCTAGCAGAAGGTTTAATATTATTAACAGCTTGATGTATAGTCTTATC
Protein-coding sequences here:
- a CDS encoding glucose-1-phosphate thymidylyltransferase is translated as MKAIILCAGKGTRLRPLTYTSAKHLIPLANKPALEYGIEKIIECGIREIGIIIGEETGEDIRMAMGDGKRWEIKISYILQAEPLGLAHAVKIAHNFLQDETFLMFLGDNLLKNSINQYRQKFEKSKSNAFVLLTKVENPEQFGVVELKDNKIIRMVEKPKIPRTDLALIGVYFFDKTIHQAVNNIKPSARGELEITDAIQWLVDNQYNVEAEIIEGWWKDTGKPEDIIEANRLILEGIPRDLEKAKIDNKSKVFGRVNLARDVEIINSTVLGPVIIGQNARIINSYIGPFTSLSRGVEVEDSEIEYSVIMANTQIKNVTHRMQNCLIGKDVRIYRSKDIPIVYRFVLADESRIRLI